The following coding sequences are from one Collimonas arenae window:
- a CDS encoding enoyl-CoA hydratase, which produces MDILTSKENGILTIEFNRLEKKNAITAAMYQTMVDALKDAETDSAVRAILFVGKPQIFSAGNDLEDFMKNRPNSPDSPVFQFLWQISHASKPMVAAVAGAAVGIGTTLLMHCDLVYAADNARFSMPFTQLGLCPEAASSLILPQIAGYQRAAEKLLLGEAFTAEEANAMGLVNKVLPPEELLAFAQAQAAKLVALPAASIRTTKRLMKGSQVAAVEARMKEEIDHFGAMLKSPEAAEAFTAFFEKRRPDFSKFS; this is translated from the coding sequence ATGGATATCTTGACCAGCAAGGAAAACGGCATCCTGACGATTGAATTCAATCGTCTTGAAAAGAAGAATGCAATTACCGCCGCCATGTACCAGACCATGGTCGATGCGTTGAAAGATGCGGAAACGGATAGTGCGGTGCGGGCGATTCTGTTTGTCGGCAAGCCGCAGATTTTCAGCGCCGGCAACGACCTCGAAGATTTCATGAAGAACCGGCCGAACAGCCCAGACAGCCCGGTGTTCCAGTTCCTGTGGCAGATCAGCCATGCCAGTAAGCCGATGGTGGCTGCGGTGGCCGGCGCTGCGGTTGGCATCGGCACTACGCTGCTGATGCATTGCGACCTAGTGTATGCCGCTGACAATGCACGCTTTTCGATGCCATTCACGCAGCTTGGCCTGTGTCCAGAAGCCGCCTCCAGTCTGATCCTGCCGCAAATTGCCGGTTATCAGCGCGCCGCCGAGAAGCTCTTGCTGGGCGAAGCCTTCACTGCGGAAGAGGCCAATGCAATGGGCCTGGTCAACAAGGTGTTGCCGCCGGAAGAGTTGCTGGCATTTGCGCAAGCGCAGGCGGCGAAGTTGGTGGCTTTGCCAGCGGCGTCGATCCGCACCACCAAGCGCTTGATGAAAGGGAGCCAGGTCGCTGCGGTGGAAGCGCGAATGAAGGAAGAAATTGATCATTTCGGCGCGATGCTGAAATCGCCGGAAGCGGCGGAAGCATTCACCGCTTTCTTTGAGAAGCGCCGGCCGGATTTCAGCAAATTTTCCTGA
- a CDS encoding entericidin A/B family lipoprotein, producing MIKKVMVIAAMFGMFGALSACNTVAGMGKDVQSGGEKVQDAAQDVQKKM from the coding sequence ATGATCAAAAAAGTAATGGTGATCGCAGCAATGTTCGGCATGTTCGGCGCGCTGTCAGCCTGCAATACTGTCGCGGGCATGGGCAAGGATGTGCAATCCGGTGGTGAGAAGGTGCAGGACGCTGCGCAGGACGTTCAAAAGAAAATGTAA